The Litorilinea aerophila genomic interval CTTCTTTCACGTCCTGCCCAACACGGCCACGCCCATCATCGTGGCCGCGACCCTCTTAGTGGCCGCCACCATCATCTCAGAATCCGGCCTGAGCTTTCTGGGCTTCGGCGTCCAGCCGCCGACCCCAACCTGGGGTAACATGCTCAATGGCGCCCAGGACGAGATGCGCAAGGGAAACTGGTGGATGGCCGTCTTCCCCGGCCTGATGATCTTCCTGACCGTGATCTCCATCAACTACATTGGCGACGGCCTGCGGGATGCCCTGGATCCCCGCCGGCTGCGCTAGCTCGAATCGACGGAGTTATTGACCATCGTGAACGCCCACAAAACCGAGGAACTGAAAGCCCGTGTCCAGGAATACCTGGACGAGATCGCCGATCGGCTGATCCAGATCAGCCAGACTCTCCATGCCAATCCCGAAGTCGCCTTTGAAGAGTATCAGTCCATGGCCCTCCTGGCCGACACAGCCGAAGCCCACGGCTTTCAGGTGAAACGGGGCGTCGCAGGCCTGGAGACCGCCTTCGTCGCCACCAGCCGGGGGAAGCCAGAGCGCCCGGCCATCGCCTTCATTGCGGAGTATGACGCCCTGCCCGGTTTGGGACACGCCTGTGGCCACAACATCATTGGCACGGCCGCCACCGGCGCTGCCCTGGCTCTGCAGGCCATTCGGGATGAGATTCCCGGCACCATCAAGCTCATCGGCACGCCGGCGGAGGAGCGGGGCGGCGGTAAGGTGATCATGGCGGAGCGGGGCGTTTTCGACGGCCTGGACGCGGCTATGATGGTCCACCCCGGCACCAAAGCCATGACCACCCGGGGCACGCTGGCCTCCAACAAGTTGCGTTTTGAGTTCTTCGGCAAATCGGCCCACGCCGCAGCCGCGCCCGACAAGGGGATCAACGCTCTGGATGCCTGTATTCAGACCTTCAACAACATTAATGCCCTGCGCCAGCACCTGACGCCGGACGTCCGCATCCACGGCATCATCACCCACGGCGGTGAGGCGCCCAACATTGTGCCCGAATATGCCGCTGCCGAGTTCAGCGTCCGGGCCGCGGATTCGGACACCTCTTTCCAGGTGGTGGAGAAGGTCATCCGGTGCGCCCAGGCCGGCGCTCTGGCTGCCGGCGCGGAGCTCAAGTACACCCATCTGACCCACTACGCCAACCGCATCGCCAACCCGACCCTGGCCCGTCTGTTTGAAGAAAACATCTCCCGGCTGGGCGAAAAGGTGGAGGAGCCCTCACCCAACGAACGGATGGGTTCCAGCGATATGGGCAACGTCAGCCAGCTGGTGCCGGCCATTCACCCCTACGTGGTCATCGCGGATCCAGGCATCGCCGCCCACACGCCCGAGTTTGCCCAGGCTGCGGCCAGCGAGCGGGGAAACCAGGCCCTGTTACGGGCGGCCAAGGCCATGGCCATGACGGCTGTGGACCTGTTGACCCAGCCGGAGCTGGTGGCCCAGGCCCATGCGGAGTTCCGACAGAGCATTGATCCCAACGCGGCCTGGCGGAAGCTGCGCTTTTTCAGTTGAGGAGCGGCCAGAGGGCCGGCCCCTGGGCTGGCCCTCTACCGGTTGGTTTTGGTATCGGACAAAATTGGGGAAAAATGTCCCAGAACGGGGTATGACGCCCTAAAAAAGGAGGTTGCCAAGGGAAAATAGGTTGTGATATACTGTCATCTAGTCACACCCCACATGGCAGACGCCATGCAAGCAAAACTATTCTGTTCAAATTCTTTCGTGTTCGCCCAAAGGAGAAAAAACTAAATGGCCAGTGTAACTTACGATCATGTCTACAAGCGTTTTGGCGACGTGGTTGCGGTGAACGACCTCAACGTTCACATCGAAGACAAGGAATTCCTGGTCTTCGTCGGTCCTTCGGGGTGTGGCAAAACGACCAGCCTGCGCCTCCTGGCGGGCCTGGAAGAAATCAGCGAAGGCAACATCATGATCGGCGACCGCATCGTGAACGATGTGCCCCCGAAGGATCGGGACATCGCCATGGTGTTCCAGAGCTACGCGCTCTATCCGCACATGAGCGTGTACGACAACATGGCCTTCGGCCTCAAGCTGCGCAAGACCCCCAAGTCCGAGATTGACCGCCGGGTGAAGGAAGCGGCCGAAATCCTGGACATCGGGCACCTGCTGGATCGCAAGCCCAAGCAGCTCTCGGGTGGTCAGCGCCAGCGTGTCGCCGTGGGGCGGGCCATCGTCCGTGAACCTGCGGTCTTCCTCTTCGACGAGCCCCTCTCCAACCTGGATGCCAAGCTGCGGGTCCAGACCCGTGCCCAGCTCACCCGCCTGCACCAGCGCCTGGCCACCACCTTCATCTACGTGACCCACGACCAGGTGGAAGCCATGACCATGGCCTCCCGCATTGCGGTCATGAAGGACGGCATCCTGCAGCAGATTGACACGCCGCAGCACCTCTACGATCACCCCCACAATGTCTTCGTGGCCGGCTTCATCGGCAGCCCCAGCATGAACTTCTTCGATGCCACCCTGGTGGAGACCGATGGCAAGCTGGAGGTGAATACCGGTGGCTTCCGGGTGGAGGTGCCGGAGGAGAAGGCCAAGGAGTGGCGCCAGTTCAAGGGCCGTGAGGTCATCTTTGGCATCCGCCCCGAGGACATCCATGCCAAGCCCTTCGTGCCACCGGGCATCCTGGAGTCCGACATTCGGGCCACGGTGGATGTGACCGAGTTGATGGGCAACGAGATCTTCCTGTACATGGTAACCAAGGACAACAAGCAGTTCATCGCCCGGGTCGATCCTCGTGTCCAGGCTCACCCCGGCGAGGAGCTGGAGATGGCCATCAACATGAGCAACGCCCACATCTTCGATCCCAAGACCGAGGTCTCTCTGGCGGGTTAATTCCGACAGAGCAAAGCACTGAAACAGCCGGGCCGGCAGATGCTGGCCCGGCTGTTTTTCTGTTACAATGAGGGCTGACCCGCGTTTCCGCAGGGAAGCCTATGAACAAGCGCAAAGATAGCGATTGACGCAAGGGCATTATAAGGAGCTATCGATGATCGTTTTTACCGAGCATGACATGATGAAGGACCTGCAGCAGCCAGGCGGCAAAATTGTCCTCCTGGTCATGGATGGCCTGGGTGGCCTGCCCATGGAGCCGGGCGGCCCCACCGAGCTGGAGGCTGCCAATACCCCCAACCTGGATCGCCTGGCCGCAGAGGGCAGCACGGGCCTCAGCGTGCCCATCCGCCCCGGCATCGAGCCCGGGAGCGGCCCTGCCCACCTGAGCCTCTTCAGCTATGACCCTGTCCGCTACGAGATCGGGCGTGGCGTGCTGGAGGCACTGGGCATCGGCTTTCCCCTCACGCCCAACGACCTGGCCGCCCGGGGCAACTTTGCCACTGCCGACGCCGACGGCGTGATCGTGGATCGGCGGGCCGGCCGTATCAGCACCGAGGAGTGTATACGCCTGTGCGAAAAGCTCCAGGCCGCTACCGGCGACGCCCTGCCCGGCTATGAGGTCTTTGTGAAGCCGGTCAAGGAACATCGTTTCGTCCTGGTCATCCGGGGAGAAGGGCTCGGTGGCCAGCTTACCGAGACCGATCCCCTGGAAACGGGCAAAAAGCCATTGCCCGTCACCGACGAAAGCGGCACGCCCGAGGGGAAGCGAACTGCTGAGCTGGTGAACCAATGGGTGGAGAAGGCCCGGGCTGCCCTGGCTGATGAACCCCGGGCCAACAGCCTGAACCTGCGGGGCCTGGCCAAGGATCCAGGTCTGCCTCGCTTCCCGAATATCTACGGCATGCGGGCCGCCGCCATCGCGGTCTACCCCATGTATCGGGGCGTGGCTTCCCTGGTGGGCATGGAGGTGATCGAGTTCGAGGGAGACCGGCCTGAGCATGAGGTGGATGCCCTGGCCCGGATCTGGAACGACTACGATTTCTTCTTCATCCATGTGAAGAAGACGGACAGCTACGGCGAAGACGGCAATTTCCAGGCCAAGGTCCACGAAATCGAAGCGGTGGACGCGGTCATCCCCCGCATCCTGGAGCTGGAGCCCGGGGCACTCATCGTCACCGGCGATCACAGCACCCCCGCCCGGCTGCGCAGCCATAGCTGGCATCCGGTGCCCACCCTGCTCTGGAGCCCCACCGCCATGCCCGATCAGGTCCAGCGCTTCGGCGAGCGAGCCTGCGCCAGCGGCCACCTGGGCGTCTTCCACGCCACGACCCTCCTCCCCCAGGCCATGGCCCACGCCGGCCGGCTGAAGCGCTTTGGGGCTTAAGGGCTGCCAAACCTGGGCAGATGGATCACGACTTGATTGAACAGGCCGCCAGGCAACTGGCGGCCGCGAATCACACCTTCTGTCTGACCGGCGCAGGGGTGAGCGCGGAGTCCGGCGTGCCCACCTTTCGGGACGCCCGGACGGGCCTCTGGGCGCGCTTCGACCCGGCCCAGTTGGCGTCCCAGGAGGGTTTTGCCACAGATCCGGGACGAGTCTGGCGCTGGTACATGGACCGGTTGGCCATGGCCGAAGCCGCGATCCCAAACCCGGGGCATCGGGCACTGGCCCGGCTGGAACAGCTCTTGCCCACTTTTGTCCTCTTTACCCAAAACGTGGACGAGCTCCACGAACGGGCCGGCAGCCAGCGCGTCTACCACCTCCACGGCTGTCTCGCCCGTTTCCGCTGTAACGATTGCGGCCGCCTCCACGAGCTTCAGCCCCAGGAGCGGAAGGCCCCTTTGCCCCCTCGTTGCTCCTGGTGTGGTGGCTGGATCCGCCCTGATGTGGTCTGGTTTGGGGAAAATCTGCCCCCGGCCGTGTTGGACGCAGCCTGGCAGGCCCTGGAGCGGTGTGACGTGATGTTGGTGGTGGGCACCAGCGGCGAGGTCTATCCCGCGGCCCTGTTCCCGCAGGTCGCCAGGGAGGCCGGCGCCCGGGTGATTGAGATCAACACCCAGGCGACGGCCATCACCCCTGTGGCGCATGTTTCCCTGCGGGGAACCAGCGGCCAACTGCTGCCGCGGTTGTGGGAACGGGTGGTCAGCCTCCGCGAGGGGCGCGGATGAGGGAGCGCTCTTTTGCTCCGGGCGCCGGCCAGGTGTAGCGCCCCCGGGTTACGGTGACGATCGTCTTCTGGCCGTCCACCTGGATGGTGACGGGCAGGGGGGGCGACCCAGCCTGGCGACGAATGGCCAGGGTGTAGTTTTCCGGCGTCAGGTCCGGAGGCAGCCGGTAGGTGAAGGTGACCGTGTGACGGCTGCCCGGCAACATGACGAAGTAGCCGGCGAAGAGCTGGGTGTTGTTCTCGCCCCGCTGACTGACCACTGAATCGGTCTCCACGCCTTCCACCTCCAGCAGCTCGCTGCCCGCCGGCACATACAGCCGCACATAGTTGAAATAGCAGCGCCGCAACATGTCGTCGTAGCCCGAGCCATAGCGGGGCGTGTTGTCGCACTGATGCCCCGGCACAGCCAGGGGATGCTCATAGGTGATCACCGCCTGGGCCAGGGGGGGCTCACCCGCCGTTGCAGGCCAGCTGACCGTGTATTGGACTTCCCGGCGAACCACGGCGTCCACTTTGTTGTATCCCATGTTGGTGTCGACCAGGGCTAGGAAATCCCCCTGCGCCGGCGGACGCAGGCCGCCGTCCCAGTCCATGCGGGCCAGCTCGGCCGCCAGGATGGGTTCCTCCACCCAGATCTGGATGGCCCGTTCGTCCAGGGCCGTATACAGGGCGTTGGCCAGCTTCAGGAAATCGAACTGGCCCCGCTGGAGCTTGTCCAGGAAGGCCTGGGCCAACATGGGCATGAAGTCCTTGCGCCGTTCCCACCACTCCCAGAATTGCCCCCCCTGGAGGGTGGCCTCCGATTCCGGCGGCCGATTCCAAAATTCCTTGATCTGATCCACCACATTATCCGCGGTCAGCGGTTCTGCTGCTGCCGGCACCGTCAGGGGCTCCAGCGCGCCCACCAGGAGCTGAACCGCGCGCAGGTCCAGGGTGATCACCCCGTCCACCAGGTTGCCAGTGTCCTGCTGGTAGATGGCCCGGGCCAGTTGGGCCGTGGTGGGCAGGTCGGGCGACCAGTTGGCATCCCGCAGGAAGAGCAGATCAATGCCCATGTAACGCTGCATGGGAGGCGGCGCCCAGGGGTGTTCCACATCGTCCCGACCAATGTCGTAGCTGTCCACAAATTCCAGATGGGTGATGGCGCCATTTTCCAGGCGGAGGGTGCCGATGCCGCTCAGAAAGCCGCCGGTAGCCCGCAGCTCATGGTTGTTCTGCACCAGGATGAGGTAGGTCCGCGCTCCCTGAAATCCCAACATTTGGGGGAGTACCGGGGCCGAGCGCAGGGCTGGCGTGGCCAGTTGTAAGACGGCCTGCAGGTTGCCCAGGGGACCGGCGAGCGCCGGTGGGAAGCTGCCTATGGGCAGTTGATCCAGCCGGGCTTCCACCTGGGCCAGTCGACCGGCCAGGGTCGGATCCTGGTGCGACAGGGCCTCCAGGAGGGCCAGCAGGGCGGCGGCGTCGCCGTGGTCCACCGCCGCGGCCAGCTGGGTCGGCGCGAGGGTCAGCGCGTCCCGGGCCACGGCCAGGAGGTCGATGCCCATGCCCACCAGCTCCGGCCCCGCCGCCAGGGCAGGCCCGTAGCCTGGCAGCGGCCTGGCCATCCGCAGGAGCGGGTAGAAGATATCCAGTTCCTGATCCAACCCGGCCATGACGGTGGACAGGCTGGCCAGTTGGCGCTCCGCCTGCCCCAGCTTCTCGGCTGGGGTCAGGGAACGGGTGCGCAGTGTCTGAAGTTCGACCACATCCTGATAGGCGGCTACGCCGTAGAAGGCCGCGCGCATGCCCTTGTAGGCCACCACCAGCAGCAGGGTCAGCACGAAGAGGCGCAACAACAGGCGGAAGTGAGCGTTCCTCTGGGGGTGGCTTCCGGTCAGGCGCCGGAGGCGAAACCGGAAACGAAACGGAAACAGCGTGGGAGAAGATCTCATGATCTTGGTGCTTTGCATGCCCATGGTCACCATTGATTCACTCTGGCGTAAATATCACGGCGGAAATCGATTCACTCAGCTCGGGACGTCACGTCCCACCACAAGGGTCCCCTGGCTGCCAGCGTATCCTCCGGCACGATGGGAAGGGGTTCGCTGAAATAGATGGCGCGGATTGGCCGGTTGGCCGTCAGCAACGTGTCCCACGACTGCCCCAGGGCGGGCACGTCGGGATATAAATCTTGTAACAATCGACGATACCACGGATATTGGTAAAGGGCATAATTGACCAGGACCACATCCGGGGCGTTTTGGAGCAGTTCGCCGCTGGCCCATGCACCATACCAGAGGGCGAATGTTTCCGCGTCGCCGTTGCTGATCACCAGGCTTTGGGGTGTCAACACCGCCTGAACCTGGTGCAGATAGTAGACGGCCGCCCAGTCCTGGCGAAGGGCCAGCGCCGGCCAGCGTACCCCAGCCAGGGCCACCAGGCCGGCCAGACAAAGGCCCACCAGCCAGCTCGCTGCTCGTCCTGGCAGACGGCGCAGGTATCCCGTCTTTTCCGCCCTATTGTTGACCCAGTCGATGGCCACGGCCAGCCCTCTGGCCA includes:
- a CDS encoding M20 family metallopeptidase, with product MNAHKTEELKARVQEYLDEIADRLIQISQTLHANPEVAFEEYQSMALLADTAEAHGFQVKRGVAGLETAFVATSRGKPERPAIAFIAEYDALPGLGHACGHNIIGTAATGAALALQAIRDEIPGTIKLIGTPAEERGGGKVIMAERGVFDGLDAAMMVHPGTKAMTTRGTLASNKLRFEFFGKSAHAAAAPDKGINALDACIQTFNNINALRQHLTPDVRIHGIITHGGEAPNIVPEYAAAEFSVRAADSDTSFQVVEKVIRCAQAGALAAGAELKYTHLTHYANRIANPTLARLFEENISRLGEKVEEPSPNERMGSSDMGNVSQLVPAIHPYVVIADPGIAAHTPEFAQAAASERGNQALLRAAKAMAMTAVDLLTQPELVAQAHAEFRQSIDPNAAWRKLRFFS
- a CDS encoding ABC transporter ATP-binding protein, translated to MASVTYDHVYKRFGDVVAVNDLNVHIEDKEFLVFVGPSGCGKTTSLRLLAGLEEISEGNIMIGDRIVNDVPPKDRDIAMVFQSYALYPHMSVYDNMAFGLKLRKTPKSEIDRRVKEAAEILDIGHLLDRKPKQLSGGQRQRVAVGRAIVREPAVFLFDEPLSNLDAKLRVQTRAQLTRLHQRLATTFIYVTHDQVEAMTMASRIAVMKDGILQQIDTPQHLYDHPHNVFVAGFIGSPSMNFFDATLVETDGKLEVNTGGFRVEVPEEKAKEWRQFKGREVIFGIRPEDIHAKPFVPPGILESDIRATVDVTELMGNEIFLYMVTKDNKQFIARVDPRVQAHPGEELEMAINMSNAHIFDPKTEVSLAG
- a CDS encoding 2,3-bisphosphoglycerate-independent phosphoglycerate mutase, whose amino-acid sequence is MIVFTEHDMMKDLQQPGGKIVLLVMDGLGGLPMEPGGPTELEAANTPNLDRLAAEGSTGLSVPIRPGIEPGSGPAHLSLFSYDPVRYEIGRGVLEALGIGFPLTPNDLAARGNFATADADGVIVDRRAGRISTEECIRLCEKLQAATGDALPGYEVFVKPVKEHRFVLVIRGEGLGGQLTETDPLETGKKPLPVTDESGTPEGKRTAELVNQWVEKARAALADEPRANSLNLRGLAKDPGLPRFPNIYGMRAAAIAVYPMYRGVASLVGMEVIEFEGDRPEHEVDALARIWNDYDFFFIHVKKTDSYGEDGNFQAKVHEIEAVDAVIPRILELEPGALIVTGDHSTPARLRSHSWHPVPTLLWSPTAMPDQVQRFGERACASGHLGVFHATTLLPQAMAHAGRLKRFGA
- a CDS encoding SIR2 family NAD-dependent protein deacylase — its product is MDHDLIEQAARQLAAANHTFCLTGAGVSAESGVPTFRDARTGLWARFDPAQLASQEGFATDPGRVWRWYMDRLAMAEAAIPNPGHRALARLEQLLPTFVLFTQNVDELHERAGSQRVYHLHGCLARFRCNDCGRLHELQPQERKAPLPPRCSWCGGWIRPDVVWFGENLPPAVLDAAWQALERCDVMLVVGTSGEVYPAALFPQVAREAGARVIEINTQATAITPVAHVSLRGTSGQLLPRLWERVVSLREGRG
- a CDS encoding DUF4012 domain-containing protein; the encoded protein is MRSSPTLFPFRFRFRLRRLTGSHPQRNAHFRLLLRLFVLTLLLVVAYKGMRAAFYGVAAYQDVVELQTLRTRSLTPAEKLGQAERQLASLSTVMAGLDQELDIFYPLLRMARPLPGYGPALAAGPELVGMGIDLLAVARDALTLAPTQLAAAVDHGDAAALLALLEALSHQDPTLAGRLAQVEARLDQLPIGSFPPALAGPLGNLQAVLQLATPALRSAPVLPQMLGFQGARTYLILVQNNHELRATGGFLSGIGTLRLENGAITHLEFVDSYDIGRDDVEHPWAPPPMQRYMGIDLLFLRDANWSPDLPTTAQLARAIYQQDTGNLVDGVITLDLRAVQLLVGALEPLTVPAAAEPLTADNVVDQIKEFWNRPPESEATLQGGQFWEWWERRKDFMPMLAQAFLDKLQRGQFDFLKLANALYTALDERAIQIWVEEPILAAELARMDWDGGLRPPAQGDFLALVDTNMGYNKVDAVVRREVQYTVSWPATAGEPPLAQAVITYEHPLAVPGHQCDNTPRYGSGYDDMLRRCYFNYVRLYVPAGSELLEVEGVETDSVVSQRGENNTQLFAGYFVMLPGSRHTVTFTYRLPPDLTPENYTLAIRRQAGSPPLPVTIQVDGQKTIVTVTRGRYTWPAPGAKERSLIRAPRGG